The nucleotide window AAAATTGCGGCCGAAATCCCCTCGTCAATAGGTTGTTGCACTTGATGTTGAGGAGATGGAACAATTGCAGTGGGAACATTAGCCAGTTCCCAATCAACAAACAGATTCCTAGCACGTTCAACAACCGTAGCACTTGCTTCTGTAACAACATCTCAAACTCTAAGATTACGGTGCTTCCAAAGGCTCCAAATTGTGAATGCCAACCATTGGTTAAGTTCAATAGACAAAGTTTCCGGCAACGAAAATATGGCATCAGTGGCCAAAGTAGTAGATGACATGGCATGTTGGATAGGTCCCTAGAAGCTTGTCCTATTCCAAACCTGGAAAGCAAAAGGATAGTCAAAAAATACCTGAGCAAGGTCCTCATAATTCGAGGGACAACTAACACAAATGGTTGGACATTGGACTCCTTTGTCAAGGAGGCAAACACGGGTCGGTAAGAAGCCCCGACACATATGCCACACTAAATTCTTAACCTTACGGGGTACCTTGAGCTTCCAAATCCTGGACCAATAACCCAGACGCCAAAGATAAGAAGAATCGATAAGTTTGTTCACACATAACTTGTAAGCACTACATATATAATAACGACAATGTCGTTTCGCTTTCCAAATAAATCGATCCTCTTGTACCTGGGCAATAAGTGGCGTATGAAGAATCTTGTCTGCTATATCAACATTAAACACCTAACGAACTACCTGTTCATTCCAACTCTTACcatataaattcatcaaattattGATGGTAACATTTTGAACAAAATGAGCATCTGTAATATCACCATCAATGCACTCCCCATTAGATAACCACggttcattcaaaatcaaaatagacGCACCTGGACAAATCCTCCGTCAAGCACCACAACAAACAAGAATCTAGCGGTCAGAATGCTACGCCAAACATAACTGGGGTTATGGCGAAGTAGGGCCGTGAGGTAGGTGCCTGAGGGAAAGTAGCGAGCTTTAAAAATACGAGCGATAAGGGAGTCAGGTTCCGTAAGAAACTTCCACCCCTGCTTACCTAGCATTGCCAATTTAATGGAGGTGAGGTCCTTGAACCCCATTCCCCATGAATCTTAGGCGTTGAAAGATACTCCCAACTCATCTAGTGAATACCTCGCTGTGTAGTTCTACCATGACCCCACCATAAATAATTCATCATCTTCTCTATGGAGTTAATCAATGTAGTCGGTAGTTGAAAGATACTCATTATATATGACAGAATAGCCTTCAAGACGGATTTTATCATAACCTCACGCCCTCCCTTAGATAGACACTTACCACTCCAAGAATTTATTCTCTGCCAAACACGATCTTTGATATAGGAAAACGTTGAATTGCGGTCTCTACCTAACATAGAAGGTAAACCCAAGTACTTGCTTATTCCTAAAATTTCCTGAACCCCAAGAATATTAGTGATTGTATGCTTAAGGGGATCGGGAACATTACGACTACAGATATTAGTGATTGTATGCTTTAGGGGATCAGTAATATTACGATTACAGTAAATCTCGAACTTAGGAAAACTGATGGCTTGACCAAACGCTGATTCATATAAGGAGAGAATATTCTTCATGGCATTTGCTTGTCCCTCGCCAtctttgaagaaaagaaaagatgagATACGGGGGGCGCCCTGCGACAAATTTTGTTACCTTTAATAACACCTCTCGTTTCGGCATCTCTAATAAGCGAAGATAGACCTTCGGcacaaataataaacaaatacggGGAAAGAGGATCCCCTTGTCGAATGCCGCACCCCGAGATGATATGGCCAACCTTTTCACTATTGACAAGAACAGAATAATCCACTGACTCTACACACATACTCATCCAATGAATCCAAAGAGCATTTTTTGAAAACGAATCCAAAGAACATTGAACCCCATTTTAACCATAACGGCTCACAAGTAATCCCAATCCATACAATCATAAGCCTTAATAATATATAGTTTCAGAGCAACATATATGTCCTCGCCCCTCGTCTTAGTTTTCATGAAATTAATAACCTCGATTTTAACCATAGCATTATCCATAATTGACCAACCACaacattctttaaaaatatcatCACTACACAAATTTCAAAAATGTTGGTGAAAACCTAGATTGAAATCGTCAGGACCTGGAAATTTATCCGGGTGCTTGGAAAACTTAACAGCACGAAACTTGGCTTTGGTAAAGGGAGTCTTGAGTTTCTCATTGTCAAAAGCATAAATCGACTAgttaataacaacaataataggaGATAAACCACTTCCTTGCTTCTGAAGAATATTCACAAAATAATTTCTTGCGACATCGTGTAAACCCTGCtcatcaataattttatttccaGCATCATCATTAAGAGAAATAAAATGATTTACCTTCCTTCTAGCCGTAGCGGAAGCATGGAAAAATTTGGTGTTGTTGTCTCCATCCTTCTACCAATGGGTCTTTCCACGTTGACGCCAGTAAGCAACATCTTGAGATAATAAACGCTGCATGCGCTTCGTTAACTCATACATGCGGACCTATTCCTCACCTGAGGAGTTGAGCCGAGTATTTTTCAATTGTTTACAGCAGTCTTCAATGtccctttttaatttttggaaatGAGATTTACTCCAAATGAACATATCTTCCGTACAAGAGAACAACTTTGGAATAAGACGATTGCTAGAATAAACCCGCCACGAATTAGTAACCATTTCCTTAAACCTCGTTTCAAAGTGCCACACATTTTCATAACGAAAATGGCGTTTATTAAGGTGAGGCCGAGGCATAGGAGTACGCTTTAAAAGAATGGGATAGTGATCAGAAGCAGATGCCACAAGAGTTTCTACATAAGCATccgaaaataaattaaataacaaattattaGCAAGAGCACAGTTTAACCTTTCCTCTACCGCACATGGCGTACCTAGACTTTTAATCCACGTAAAGGGATAGCCTTCAATCTGAACATCTGACAAACCTGAATCAAGCACAGGTTGTCGAAAGTCATTGATCAGCCATCGGGGTCTAGAGTTGCGACCTCTTTTTTCACTTGCAtccaaaatatcattaaaatcgCCAAAAATACACCGTGGTCTTGCAAATTGATTAGAAAGTTGACGGAGAAAATTCCACGCAGCAGTTCAAAGACCTCCATTAGGATAACCATAATATTCGGTAAGTCTTCAAGTACAAAGAACATAATCAATAATCTCAACAGTGATATGATTATTAGAAAAATCAAAAAGCTGACAATTTAAAGAATTGTGCCAAAATAAAGTAAGACCCTCTCCTCTGCCGGTTTGGTCTGCATAAATGCAAGCATCAAAACCAAGCAAATAACGTcaatcttcaattttatttcggTGGACTAATATCTCACTTAAGAAGAGGAGGTCTGGATTGAAGTGTCGAGCTAAGTATTTTAGGTCAGGAATTGCGCTCGAGCTACCTAAACCTGGCAATTCCACCCTATAAGACTGATTTACCTTGGCAAGATTAGACTTAATTCCAATATTCCACTAACAACACCTAATTCATTCCCAAAAATTCCAAAAACCTCTATCACCATAATGGCTGAACCCGTGGCATCAAAAGCAACAGTAAGTAATAGTATTAAGAACCACTATCAATCcttcaataatatatatgtgatgCAATACGAAAAGTAATGAAACAAGGAAGACAAGAAAAAAGCATGTGCACCATTAATACCAACCGTTACTTGTAATTACAATTGATTGAATAGCAAAATAGGAGAGAATATCCTCTCACGGCAAGAAGGAAGGCAGAAACAAACACAAACCCGtctttataatgttatgtttagCTTCCATTCccttctttattattttttatttataatatccCTTCTTCATTGATTGAAGAATAGTAAAATAGGAGAGAATGATTTTACTTTCAACGGTAAAATAGGTTAAAAAGTAAATGactaaggaaaaataaataacatgacagttaaaaaaaatatatgcaaagaCACAAACCCTAAAATAATTGTCTGCATTTCATATGATGAGCATAAACACAACACACCTGCCTTCATATAATGGCCACACTCAAATTCATTGTTCATAAATATGCTTAATAATACTATGtagcttccttaaaaaaaaaatactatgtaGCTAGGCATCTCGAAGCGACACCTTGTGCAGactaattaaagaaaataacacaaaCTTAACAAAAGAACACATAACAAACACAAAGCTTCCTTTTCCAATGACCTATAAGCACaagtaaaatcataaattaCCAATTATTAGTTTCACTCTCTTTAACCAGAAGAGGGGGCTATTTGAGAAAAATTGGtgaaactttttaaaaagtaattcaTGATTTTACCTTAATTATTAATTCCAATTATAACTTGATGATGCCACAGAGTTGTTGTAAGCATCAACATCAAATTGGGAATTGAATGCCTTCAAATGCTCAAAAGTTGGATCAAAGCTTGTTGTTGAGACATTTGCTTGCATTGGAACATTAGCTACTTCAGCATCACGCACTTTGCAATGATAATAGCTATTTGCACCCCCTTGTTGCGCATAGAAATTTTGATCCATTTGATGCTGCATGTTTTGGTTAAATCCGGGAGTGGCAACCATGTTCATAACTGGCATTGAATTACTCATCATTGAGGTATTCATCATGGTGTTTCTCTTCTGTTGTTGATGAACACTTGAAGTGTAGACCTGAGGATGCAAGTTTACACTAGGAGTTGGAACCATAGTACTCATGATGGTGTTCTTGTTCTGTTGAACACTTCCAGTGTAGATTTGACGATGCATGCTTTGATTGATACCGTGATTTGGAATCATAGTACTCATGTTGTTCTTCTCCAGTTGAGCACTTGCATGGTAGATTTGATGGTGCACGTTATGATTAACACCAGAAGTTGGAATCATCGTACTCATGACGTTGGTGTTTTTATTCAGCTGAATGCCTGAATTATATATGTCCATCAAATCAGAATCCACTTCTCCTCTTCCTGAGTAATTGCCTGCATTGTTATGAAATCCATAATCAGCGGCGACAAAGCTAACATAACTTTTACAAGGAGGTCAAAtacatagaaaaataaaaaatatatattttaaaagttaatatAGTGAACCTaattaataagtaaaataaatttacattaatttttagttatatttaatgaaactacaacgaagaaaataaaatctaacaAATATTATGTATAGAAGTTGAActctatgaatttttaaaaatcaaatttatttataattgacaCTAAACTAAATagatttaagtatttttttttttaaaagcatcTCTATTTAAAccaacaaaattgtttaaagtagccaagtaatatataataaatatctaCATTCAAAACTATACTAATTATGccagatttatttttcttttggggtAGCCAATGCTACCCCATTGATGTGAAGGGATTCGCCCCTAACCATAATCATATTGTGAATGATAAGGCCTATTTTCTAAAGCATGAGTCAAATCTTATTATGAATTGTAATATAATAACTTATATGATGCTACATTATTGTAAGATGATCAGTTAAGTCACTAATAAGTTTTAAGAATGATGTCCAAAATTGAGACCTATAAGCTAACATTTTCCtagttaaataaaaatactattttaagtttgaaacaAGCAACTTCGCAAACCTATAAGCTAACATATAATTTACTAGACTGAAAATAAGTCAAAGATTCAAGTCATACATCAAATggcaaaaaaaagtttttgactatacaaagtagaagaaaataagtGTGTGGTTGGATAATAATAACCATGATTACCTGTATGATGAATGATCTGATTTGCAACAGGTACCGCAGGTTGCACACGTTGGGCAAGAGGTGCAACATTTTGATGAGTAGTTGACACTTCAACTCCAACCATTTGgaattggttgttgttgttgttgatgttactGCTGCTTCCAATATGTGTACTGGTAACATGATGATTGTTTCTCACATTCCTCTCCTTCTGGAATTCATGTTGGTCAAGAGGTGTAGCATGTTGATGAGTGTTAAGAAAAGAGTTATGATGAGTACCAATTTTCTTGCCAAGTTTACGTTTTCTCTTGTTAGTACCCTCATATGACGATGAGGACgatgatgatggtgaagatGATGGTGATAATTTTCGTTTTGCTAGATTGTGCTCACCACCTTccacaacatcaacatcatttGCCTCAACATGCAAATAATTACTTCCTTCAACACGAGAATCAAAACTTGAGAAAAATTCAGGATGTATTTTTCTTGCAATTGTTTCTTCATGATCAATAATTGCACCCCAAATAGATGTTTCCTTCATAGTGAGTTTATCTTGTAAACTCCTTGATTGTCTGACTATGTTCCTAATATTATGAACATTAGGAGACATATGTTTAATAACCGCTGCCAAAACATAAACCTTCCAAACCTTCTTTAGATTATGCGGCTTTCTATAAGGGGGTAGGCCAGGTTCTTCACAAAATCTCATCTCATTCCTCCATGATTCTTTCCCTGTTGGCCACCATGGTGGAGGAATGCCTTTTTCCAATGGAAAACTCCGTTGTGGTGGGTGACAATGCGGCACTAATGATGAGAGAAGTGAACCTAATATGGTGTCGGATAGTTCATTCAGCGAGTGAAGTGTAATTGGTTCACCATTCAACTTTTCATAATTTGTTGTTGTAATTCCATTTTCCGCTTCAAATTTAGCAATTGCCGCTGGACCGTTTTTGTCGAATTTAACTATTTCTTTCCACCAGCCTCGTAAATTTTCTGATGAACCACTTATTGGTTTTCCCTCGTGGGGTATTACTCCATAGATGAAGCCACGAGCATCACAAACTTCCATCATCATTAACATGTACCTGTTCACACTAGGTGTCAGCTAAGAATTTGACTTTGTTCACCTCAAGGCAAAGTTCTAAAAATCAGGAGTTTAAGCAAAATCTTTTTGTCTATGTAAAATCAACTCGTAAACTTCATTTATAAACTCATACGAGTTTACCTCGTATTAAATATACTTACATAATACACTAAATTTATTACAGGTTCAAAATTTCAACCTAATTATAtggcaaaaaataaattaaaacaaaagataTCAAATGTGAAAActaagatgaaaaaaatatctattAAAATTTCATGCGAGTTTACCTTAGTTCACTATTCACTCGGAAGAGTAaactcaattcattttcaagtaAACTAAAATTCAAGCTTATAACAAAGTAAATCGAAAATGAATAATGATACCTAAATTTATGGAAGTCTATGATTTCATGAGTTAACTTGTGATTTTAAGCACTTGCCTCATGAGACAGAATTCAAATCTCATTTAAAGCGGttgtaaaatgattattaatttgtttttaacagtaaaatgattattaatgtCATTTcgattaataataatttttatatatcctagttaaaataaaaataaggtatCTACCTTAATATGCGGTCTTGTGCACGAGCCAttgtctttcttttcctttgttCCAATGATGTAGTATTGTCTCTTTTACTTCTTTCTTCCTTTATCTTTCTTAGCAGCATTTCATCTTTATATATCTTTGCCTCTAATTCCTCAATAGTTAGCTCTTTTTTCTCAACATCTTCTTCtactttttcctttcctttgtCTTGTTTTGCATTGTTTGAAGCTTCCCCCCTTGAATGGTTAGCGATAGCACCATTATGAACTCTGGGATACATGTCTTCTGTATATGAAATAATCTAAAACAAAACCTTCTGTCAAGATTACATCAAATTTGGAGACTATTAtccaaatatttaattaaattaattaataaaattgagaGAGATATAAAATTTGTCACTTCCTATGTCACAAAATTTAACAGCTGCAGAATTAGAgagatatttttttctctaattattttcacttgttttatttttttacaagtaaatttaaaatagtGAAAACATCACATATTTCtccgaacaaaaaaaaattacatattcaaaaaaaaaagagaaaattaaatcCCAATAGCATAAAATAGGGGCgacaaaaaagtcaattttaacctaaaatttaataataactcAAAACATCCGTATATATATGTATAGAAGATCAAATGATTGATCTCGGGGTTAATGAACTTCTTTATGACAAATTTTGACGAACTATAGATTATCATACTCTTTCTTCTCAAAATCGAacggttaacaaaaaaaaaaattaagagatatTACACTTACATATATTTCGGATTCAGAAGCTAATCAGAATCTAAACTCCTCTTGCAAGTTTATAAAGAAGGCCTGCATTAATGATATACACTATAGTTAAAAtttgctcaatttttttttgagataaatccataaaaaaatctttcaaaggagaaaaataaatgaaataaaattgcaACTCAAGCATTTACACCAGATGTATAACTTCTCAGCATGAATCTACcctaaaaacatttaatttctCAGCATGATATTAAAATACTATCAAAGTGTAAGCATATATTTTATGTCCCTAGTATACAAATATTGATATGCATATGAAATCATCCATGTGAATTTTGTGGCACTTTCGATCGAATCAAAGTAAAAACAATCAAGCTAGAATAAAGCaccaataacaaaaacaaaaacaaaaaattattgaaaagcATAGGTACAGAATTGTACCACAAAGCAATTGAAGGatacaacaacacaacaataaaatcaatTGATGGTTGAAGTGAGAAAGAGTGACACAAATTAAGAGTGATTGGAGTAGTGAGCATGTATGACAGAAATTGGCTAAGTACTCAtgatttcaattaattaattatattatattattaatagtatttttgtctttttttgaaacaattaatatttttgactttttataactattaattttttttctttattttcttaatttctttaTAACATTATTATCCCTAaaccacttttttttaaatatttttaaaaaggttgGGAAAGAAAAACTTATTATTAATAACGGTGGtactaaagaaaaaatatgtggtcaaaatatatttttcatttcaaaatatattctttCACGGGTAAAAATTAAGATAAcattaatttcaattaattaattatattatattattaatagtatttttgtcttttttttaaacaattaatatttttgactttttataacaattaatttttttctttattttcttaatttctttaTAACATTATTATCCCTAAACCgcttttttataaatatttataaaaaggttgggaaagaaaaaattattatttataacattgatttctttaaatatttttgactttttataacattattatCCCTAAAccagttttttttaaatatttttaaaaaggttgggaaagaaaaaattattattaataacggTGGtactaaagaaaaaatatgtggtcaaaatatatttttcatttcaaaatatattctttCACGGGTAAAAATTAAGATAACATTGACTGGGATAATAAACGCTGCATgtcactttttaatttttggaaatGGGATTTACTCCAAACGAACATATCTTCTGTGCAAGAGTACAATATTTGGAATAAAAGATTGCTAGAATAAACCTGCCAAGAATTAGTAACCATTTCCTTTAACCCCGTTTCTAAGTGCCGCAcattttaataaagaaaatggCGTTTATTAAGGTGAGGCTGAGGCATAGAAGTACGATTTAGGAGACTGGGACAGTGATCATAAGCATGTGCCACAAGAGTTTGTACAGAAGCATCGGAAATAAATTAAACCACAAATTATTAGCAAGACTTTTAAACCACGCAAAGGGATAGCCTTTAATCGGAACATCTGACAAACATGAATCAAGAAGAGCTTGTCAAAAGTCGTCATTGATCAGCCACCAGGGTCTAGAGTTGCAACCAATTTTTTCACTTGTAtccaaaatatcattaaaatcgCCAAAATACACCATGGTCCTGCAAATTGATTAGAAAGTTCACAAAGAAAATTCCACGCGGCAGTTCTACGACCTCCATTAGGATAGCCATAATAGCTGGTAAGTATTCAAGTACAAAGAACATAACCAATAATCTCAACGGTGATATGATTATTGAAAAATCAACAAGCTGACAAATTAAAGAAATGCGCCAAAATAAAGCAAGACCCCCACCTCTTCCGGTGCGATCTACATAAATGCAAGCATCAAAACCAAGCAAGTAACGTaaatcttcaattttatttcggTGGACTAATATCTCACTTAAGAAGAGGAGGTCCGGGTTGAAGGGTAGAACTAGGTGTTTTAGGTCGGGAATTGCGCTCGAGCTACCTAAACCCCGGCAATTCCACCCTATAAGACTCATTTACCTTGGCAAGATTAGACTTAATTCCAATATTCCACTATCATGAACAGCACCTAATTCATTCCCACAAATTCTAAAAACCTCTATCATTATAATGGCTGAACCCGTGGCATCAAAAGCAACAGTAACTAATAGTATTAAGAACCACTATCAATCcttcaataatatatatgtgtgtaGCAATAGGAAAAGTAATGAAACAAGGAAGACAAGAAAAAATCATGTGCACCATTAAAACCAACCGTTGCTTGTAGGTTGTAATTACAAT belongs to Medicago truncatula cultivar Jemalong A17 chromosome 6, MtrunA17r5.0-ANR, whole genome shotgun sequence and includes:
- the LOC25497129 gene encoding protein ETHYLENE INSENSITIVE 3, encoding MLMMMEVCDARGFIYGVIPHEGKPISGSSENLRGWWKEIVKFDKNGPAAIAKFEAENGITTTNYEKLNGEPITLHSLNELSDTILGSLLSSLVPHCHPPQRSFPLEKGIPPPWWPTGKESWRNEMRFCEEPGLPPYRKPHNLKKVWKVYVLAAVIKHMSPNVHNIRNIVRQSRSLQDKLTMKETSIWGAIIDHEETIARKIHPEFFSSFDSRVEGSNYLHVEANDVDVVEGGEHNLAKRKLSPSSSPSSSSSSSYEGTNKRKRKLGKKIGTHHNSFLNTHQHATPLDQHEFQKERNVRNNHHVTSTHIGSSSNINNNNNQFQMVGVEVSTTHQNVAPLAQRVQPAVPVANQIIHHTGNYSGRGEVDSDLMDIYNSGIQLNKNTNVMSTMIPTSGVNHNVHHQIYHASAQLEKNNMSTMIPNHGINQSMHRQIYTGSVQQNKNTIMSTMVPTPSVNLHPQVYTSSVHQQQKRNTMMNTSMMSNSMPVMNMVATPGFNQNMQHQMDQNFYAQQGGANSYYHCKVRDAEVANVPMQANVSTTSFDPTFEHLKAFNSQFDVDAYNNSVASSSYNWN